Proteins co-encoded in one Actinomadura luteofluorescens genomic window:
- a CDS encoding prenyltransferase/squalene oxidase repeat-containing protein, translating into MTNFERGWVLGWLARAGLAPAVPPELIAQMRASLGEDGAPGGTGLPPDADTSSGVLYALSLLGEPHPPDLLWKYETSTHFCSWPGENGRSVTTNAHVLEAFGHYLECGGEGPAGRYAASARKAASWLIGEQLNDGRWEDRWHASPLYATACAALALDEFGGPESADAVNRSVEWVLREQRPDGSWGRWCGTAEETAYAVHVLTLARPSGDAAPDPAVREAAERAVRRGDAYLRAALRSTPGALTEGLGDVDSGKPPLWHDKDLYRPTTIVRAAVLGALRLARRDTSVSVR; encoded by the coding sequence GTGACCAACTTCGAGCGCGGGTGGGTGCTGGGCTGGCTGGCCCGCGCCGGGCTCGCGCCGGCCGTCCCGCCGGAGCTGATCGCCCAGATGCGGGCGTCGCTCGGCGAGGACGGCGCGCCGGGCGGCACCGGCCTGCCCCCGGACGCCGACACCAGTTCCGGCGTGCTGTACGCGCTGTCGCTTCTCGGCGAACCGCACCCGCCCGACCTGCTGTGGAAGTACGAAACGAGCACGCATTTCTGTAGCTGGCCCGGTGAGAACGGACGGTCCGTCACGACCAACGCGCACGTGCTTGAGGCGTTCGGCCATTACCTGGAGTGCGGCGGCGAGGGACCGGCCGGCCGTTACGCGGCGAGCGCGCGAAAAGCGGCGTCCTGGCTCATCGGCGAGCAGTTGAACGACGGCCGCTGGGAGGATCGGTGGCACGCCTCGCCGCTCTACGCGACCGCTTGCGCCGCGCTGGCGCTGGACGAGTTCGGGGGCCCGGAATCGGCGGACGCCGTGAATCGGTCCGTCGAGTGGGTGCTGCGGGAACAGCGCCCGGACGGTTCCTGGGGTCGCTGGTGCGGGACCGCCGAGGAGACGGCCTACGCCGTGCACGTCCTGACCCTCGCCCGCCCGTCCGGCGATGCCGCGCCCGACCCGGCGGTGCGGGAGGCGGCGGAGCGCGCGGTCCGGCGGGGCGACGCCTACCTCAGAGCGGCCCTGCGGAGCACGCCCGGCGCCCTGACCGAAGGTCTGGGGGACGTTGACTCCGGCAAGCCGCCGCTATGGCACGACAAAGACCTATATCGCCCAACGACGATCGTGCGGGCGGCGGTCCTGGGAGCCCTTCGTCTGGCACGGCGTGACACGAGTGTTTCAGTGCGGTGA
- a CDS encoding flavoprotein: MTSAKVLYVVVCGAGAASDLEAFVRLAQGAGWHVRVIATPMGAKFLDLDRLAASTGGPVRTDFRQPHETSNGLPPADAIVVAPATFNTINKWALGITDTVAVGMLCEHLGMGVPILAVPQVKAELATHVAFGRNLDALRSMGARILFDPAAPPHARMPSWQDILTELNGILDG, from the coding sequence ATGACCTCGGCGAAGGTGCTCTACGTGGTCGTGTGCGGGGCTGGTGCGGCGTCCGATCTGGAGGCCTTCGTGCGGCTGGCCCAGGGCGCGGGCTGGCATGTCCGGGTGATCGCGACCCCCATGGGGGCCAAGTTCCTGGACTTGGACCGGCTCGCGGCCTCGACCGGCGGGCCGGTGCGGACCGACTTCCGGCAGCCGCACGAGACGTCGAACGGGCTGCCTCCCGCCGACGCGATCGTGGTGGCTCCGGCCACGTTCAACACGATCAACAAGTGGGCGCTGGGCATCACGGACACGGTCGCCGTCGGCATGCTGTGCGAACACCTCGGCATGGGCGTGCCGATACTCGCGGTCCCGCAGGTCAAGGCGGAACTGGCCACCCACGTGGCCTTCGGGCGGAACCTGGACGCCCTCCGCTCGATGGGCGCCCGCATCCTTTTCGACCCGGCCGCCCCTCCACATGCGCGCATGCCGAGTTGGCAGGACATCCTCACAGAGTTGAACGGCATCCTCGACGGCTGA
- a CDS encoding DUF2716 domain-containing protein has product MALALRRRSWRRHPCCRFWPHRLSRPEDYESWVVPVFPDDDYYIFLSQDLSFGTFGHPWEASLCAYGERLLEAVERATLAS; this is encoded by the coding sequence GTGGCTCTGGCACTTCGCCGTAGATCCTGGCGACGGCACCCTTGCTGCCGCTTCTGGCCGCACCGCCTGAGCAGGCCGGAGGACTACGAGTCCTGGGTCGTCCCCGTCTTTCCTGACGACGACTACTACATCTTCCTGTCGCAGGATCTCTCATTCGGGACGTTCGGACATCCGTGGGAGGCCAGCCTCTGCGCCTACGGCGAACGACTCTTGGAGGCTGTCGAGCGCGCAACACTGGCGTCTTGA
- a CDS encoding Type 1 glutamine amidotransferase-like domain-containing protein: MYLSSWRTGQHPERMLRLLVSPTGARTAVIANAVDALPVTERRAAVEHEIQALTALGLRPVEVDLRTYFDQDPSGVAAALRGFRLLWVRGGNVFVLRHALAKSGADRAITELLQQDAVVYAGYSAGACVLAPDLHGLERCDNPQAVHSAYGAQARFDGLALLDYVVVPHIDSPGHPETEILGTVADHYRSQGIAHRTLRDGEAIVIDAPTDH, encoded by the coding sequence ATGTATCTGTCCTCCTGGCGGACCGGACAGCATCCGGAACGGATGCTGCGACTGCTGGTGAGTCCCACCGGGGCCCGAACGGCAGTGATCGCAAACGCCGTCGACGCCCTGCCCGTCACCGAGCGCCGAGCCGCGGTCGAGCACGAGATCCAGGCGCTCACCGCCCTCGGCCTCCGACCTGTCGAAGTCGATCTGCGGACGTACTTCGACCAGGACCCAAGCGGCGTCGCGGCCGCGCTCCGCGGATTCCGTCTGCTCTGGGTCCGCGGAGGCAACGTGTTCGTCCTCCGTCACGCTCTGGCGAAGAGTGGCGCCGACCGCGCCATAACCGAGCTCCTGCAACAGGACGCCGTCGTCTATGCGGGCTACAGCGCCGGCGCCTGCGTCCTGGCCCCAGACCTACATGGGCTGGAGCGATGCGACAATCCCCAGGCTGTGCACAGCGCATATGGCGCGCAGGCCCGCTTCGACGGCCTGGCCCTCCTCGACTACGTCGTGGTGCCGCACATCGACTCCCCCGGGCATCCCGAGACCGAGATCCTGGGAACGGTCGCCGACCACTACCGCTCCCAGGGCATCGCCCACCGCACGCTGCGCGATGGCGAGGCCATCGTGATCGACGCCCCCACTGACCACTGA
- a CDS encoding DUF2809 domain-containing protein: protein MSLAARWIRPLMVVTAVGFAGAAYAIRAALDGPVEQYSGAALSAAIVYTIVIFIRPPLSSLAAGAAAIAYCWFIEFAQLTPVPEALSQRGWIVRQLLGARFDPVDVAWYPVGVVPLVAAHWFFRARARSQAEPTPVEL from the coding sequence ATGTCGCTCGCAGCGCGGTGGATCCGGCCGCTGATGGTGGTCACGGCGGTCGGTTTCGCGGGCGCGGCCTACGCGATCCGGGCCGCGCTGGACGGGCCCGTCGAGCAGTACTCGGGCGCCGCACTGTCCGCCGCCATCGTCTACACGATAGTGATCTTCATAAGGCCGCCGCTCTCTTCGCTGGCTGCCGGCGCTGCTGCGATCGCGTATTGCTGGTTCATCGAGTTCGCACAGCTCACGCCTGTACCGGAGGCTCTTTCCCAACGCGGCTGGATCGTGCGCCAGCTGCTGGGAGCCCGGTTCGACCCCGTTGATGTCGCCTGGTATCCCGTCGGCGTTGTCCCTTTGGTCGCCGCGCACTGGTTTTTTCGGGCCCGCGCACGTTCTCAAGCAGAGCCGACGCCCGTCGAGCTTTAG
- a CDS encoding DUF397 domain-containing protein gives MVWRKSSRSGGGNCVEIACDGGSVLMRDSTDRLSAVLTISSVEWLLLRRSIRRRYGDGAD, from the coding sequence GTGGTCTGGAGAAAGAGCAGTCGCAGCGGTGGAGGCAACTGCGTCGAGATCGCTTGTGACGGGGGATCCGTTCTGATGCGGGATTCCACGGATCGCCTGAGCGCCGTCCTGACGATTTCGAGCGTGGAGTGGCTGCTTCTGCGGCGCTCCATACGCAGACGGTACGGAGACGGGGCGGACTGA
- a CDS encoding DUF2716 domain-containing protein: MAEDLPAWVRLSDSDQDGAWSAFEELTSFRPSGRPDPRRGILEPSPSVTWDLARERPTFSEWLWHFAVDPGDGTLAAASGRTA; encoded by the coding sequence ATGGCGGAAGACTTGCCGGCATGGGTCCGGCTCTCCGATTCGGATCAGGATGGGGCCTGGAGTGCCTTCGAGGAGTTGACGTCGTTTCGTCCCTCTGGTCGGCCGGATCCGCGGAGGGGCATCCTGGAGCCTTCCCCGTCGGTGACGTGGGACCTTGCCCGGGAACGTCCTACTTTCTCAGAGTGGCTCTGGCACTTCGCCGTAGATCCTGGCGACGGCACCCTTGCTGCCGCTTCTGGCCGCACCGCCTGA
- a CDS encoding ABC transporter permease: protein MTAYHVRRTLPLRVEAVRQFRRRRTLVAFAFLLVLPWVLVAAFKIGGDPGPDGVPSLVDVATSSALNFALFALFVSTGFLLVVAVALFCGDTVASEAGWSSLRYLLAAPVPRARLLRQKLIVALSYAVVAVVSLPLMSLVAGTAGFGWGDVELPTGGTVPVSTALGRMAIIIGYSLVAQLVVAALAFLLSVTTDSPLGAVGGAVGLVIVSNILDAVTALGSWRDFLPTHWMYSWMDALQPEIQWAGMAKGAAISVSYAAVLFALAFRRFRTRDIVS from the coding sequence ATGACCGCCTACCACGTCCGGCGCACCCTTCCGCTGCGGGTCGAGGCCGTCCGGCAGTTTCGGCGCCGCCGCACGCTGGTCGCCTTCGCGTTCCTGCTCGTGCTGCCCTGGGTGCTCGTCGCGGCGTTCAAGATCGGCGGCGATCCGGGGCCGGACGGCGTTCCCAGCCTGGTCGACGTCGCCACGTCGTCCGCGCTGAACTTCGCCCTCTTCGCCCTGTTCGTCTCGACGGGGTTCCTGCTGGTCGTCGCGGTCGCGCTGTTCTGCGGTGACACGGTGGCGAGCGAGGCGGGCTGGTCGTCCCTGCGCTACCTGCTCGCCGCGCCCGTGCCGCGCGCCCGGCTGCTGCGCCAGAAGCTGATCGTCGCCCTCTCCTACGCGGTCGTCGCCGTCGTCAGCCTGCCGCTGATGTCGCTCGTCGCGGGGACGGCCGGGTTCGGCTGGGGCGACGTCGAGCTCCCGACCGGCGGCACCGTCCCGGTGAGCACCGCGCTCGGCCGCATGGCGATCATCATCGGCTACTCCCTCGTCGCGCAGCTCGTCGTCGCCGCCCTGGCCTTCCTGCTCTCGGTGACGACCGACTCCCCCCTCGGCGCCGTCGGCGGCGCGGTGGGCCTGGTCATCGTCAGCAACATCCTGGACGCCGTCACCGCGCTCGGCTCCTGGCGCGACTTCCTCCCGACGCACTGGATGTACTCCTGGATGGACGCCCTGCAACCCGAGATCCAGTGGGCGGGCATGGCCAAGGGCGCCGCGATCTCCGTCTCCTACGCCGCCGTCCTGTTCGCCCTGGCCTTCCGCCGCTTCCGGACACGCGACATCGTCTCCTGA
- a CDS encoding helix-turn-helix domain-containing protein, which yields MPDSPTVHQRRLRVELRRAREAAELTQEQAAKALEWSLSKIIRIEGGMVRVAVSDVRVMLQQYGVPSERYDEFLGLARAARETAWWSAYRRVLSPQMAELIGFESAAGACREFDPLLVPGLLQISAYAKEILSNLRGEDAPEQISELVEVRLRRQEIFEGDAPPRFYFVIDEAAIRRLVGGAAVMRAQLSHLLEMAKRPNVTIEIVPLDRGAHPGLSGPFKLLEFVEAEDDDVLYLEGAQGELIGRDYREDIVRYREKFEVLRRISLGPEGSAVLLNTVAESL from the coding sequence ATGCCGGACAGTCCGACTGTTCACCAGCGACGCCTTCGGGTAGAGCTCCGCAGGGCCCGTGAGGCCGCCGAGCTGACGCAGGAGCAGGCGGCGAAGGCCCTGGAATGGTCGCTTTCGAAAATCATCCGCATTGAAGGCGGGATGGTCAGGGTCGCGGTGAGCGACGTCCGCGTCATGTTGCAGCAGTATGGGGTGCCGTCGGAGCGGTACGACGAGTTTCTGGGGCTGGCGCGCGCGGCCCGTGAAACGGCCTGGTGGAGCGCTTATCGCAGGGTCCTCAGCCCGCAGATGGCGGAGCTCATCGGCTTCGAGTCGGCCGCCGGCGCCTGCCGCGAGTTCGATCCCCTGCTCGTTCCGGGCCTGCTGCAGATCAGCGCCTATGCCAAGGAAATCCTCTCGAACCTGCGCGGCGAGGACGCTCCCGAGCAGATCAGCGAACTGGTCGAGGTGCGCCTGCGCAGGCAGGAGATTTTCGAGGGGGACGCTCCCCCCAGGTTCTACTTCGTCATCGACGAGGCGGCGATCCGTCGGCTGGTCGGAGGCGCCGCGGTGATGCGCGCCCAGTTGTCGCACCTGCTGGAGATGGCGAAGCGGCCCAACGTGACCATCGAGATCGTTCCGCTCGACCGGGGGGCCCATCCTGGGCTGAGCGGACCGTTCAAGCTCCTTGAGTTCGTTGAAGCCGAAGACGACGACGTGCTGTATCTGGAAGGCGCGCAGGGTGAACTGATCGGGCGCGACTATCGCGAGGACATCGTCCGCTATCGCGAGAAGTTCGAGGTGCTGCGCCGTATTTCGCTTGGTCCGGAAGGCTCGGCCGTGCTGCTCAACACGGTCGCGGAATCGCTCTGA
- a CDS encoding alpha/beta fold hydrolase — translation MGRAGAFRARWDRTGRPARWASAAVAVVLAGGAAAWGAAAGGEARVRTSEQRITVVDGPKNDQRVTLDTTFYKPVGRSKGPAVLLGHGFGGDKRDVAAEARDLARDGYAVLAWSARGFGRSTGEIALNSPDYEVKDTRQLIDWLARRPEVRLDGPGDPRVGMAGQSYGGAIALMTAAYDRRVDAIAPQITWNSLAGALFPDAASGAKPTDGVFKKLWAGLFFTGSATRSACGRFLPSVCEMYQEVAEKGRPTESAIAMLHRSSPASVADRIRVPTLLVQGQTDSLFPLDQADANAQAIARNGAPVSVVWFQGGHDGGDPETARVEGLVRDFFDARLMRSSAPSSDGFTVTRAGGLDSSTQAVVVDEASTRRYPGLSGDTSALPLTGSEQTIFNPAGGSPTSISALPGLGALGSLGGSLGGSLGGQLPSDMPGQTATFDTRPLGRPLRLTGAATVRLKVSGDGPLFAKLYDVSPGGPAAPARRLAAPFRVSGGEVEVTLPAMDYRFDRGHRLRLVIATTDMGFATPAKPSSYKVQVVSPLTVPSVPALKAAPAPLPAWVWALPAGAVALALAILLPGRLRRGAETDSDVPLEITGLTKAYKNGHLAVSDLSFRVEKGQVLGLLGPNGAGKTTTLRMLMGLIHPDSGSIRIFGHRVYPGAPVLSRLGSFVEGPGFLPHLSGRDNLDLYWRATGRPLDEAHLDEALQIANLGSALDRAVRTYSQGMRQRLAIAQAMLGLPDLLVLDEPTNGLDPPQIREMREVLVRYAAAGRTVIVSSHLLAEVEQTCTHAVVMAGGRRVAAGPVAEITGSGRRLEDAFLEIIGEGS, via the coding sequence ATGGGGCGGGCGGGCGCTTTCAGGGCGCGGTGGGACAGGACGGGACGGCCCGCACGCTGGGCGTCGGCGGCGGTCGCCGTAGTGCTCGCGGGCGGGGCCGCGGCCTGGGGCGCGGCGGCGGGCGGAGAGGCCCGCGTCCGGACGTCCGAACAGCGCATCACCGTCGTCGACGGGCCCAAGAACGACCAGCGCGTCACGCTCGACACGACGTTCTACAAGCCGGTCGGACGGTCGAAGGGCCCGGCGGTCCTGCTCGGGCACGGCTTCGGCGGCGACAAGCGGGACGTCGCGGCCGAGGCCCGCGACCTCGCCCGCGACGGCTACGCGGTGCTGGCCTGGTCGGCGCGCGGATTCGGGCGCTCGACCGGCGAGATCGCCCTCAACTCCCCCGACTACGAGGTGAAGGACACCCGGCAGCTGATCGACTGGCTGGCGCGGCGGCCGGAGGTCCGGCTCGACGGGCCCGGCGACCCGCGCGTCGGGATGGCGGGACAGTCCTACGGCGGCGCGATCGCGCTGATGACCGCCGCCTACGACCGGCGGGTGGACGCCATCGCCCCGCAGATCACCTGGAACAGCCTGGCCGGCGCGCTCTTCCCCGATGCCGCCTCCGGCGCGAAGCCCACGGACGGCGTCTTCAAGAAGCTGTGGGCGGGGCTGTTCTTCACGGGCAGCGCGACCCGGTCGGCGTGCGGGCGTTTCCTGCCCTCCGTGTGCGAGATGTACCAGGAGGTGGCGGAGAAGGGCCGCCCCACCGAATCGGCGATCGCGATGCTGCATCGGTCGAGCCCCGCATCCGTCGCCGACCGGATCAGGGTGCCGACGCTGCTCGTCCAGGGGCAGACCGACTCGCTGTTCCCGCTCGACCAGGCCGACGCCAACGCCCAGGCGATCGCGCGAAACGGCGCCCCGGTGTCGGTGGTGTGGTTCCAGGGCGGGCACGACGGCGGCGACCCCGAGACCGCGCGGGTCGAGGGGCTCGTGCGCGACTTCTTCGACGCCCGGCTCATGCGGTCGTCGGCGCCTTCCTCGGACGGGTTCACCGTGACGCGGGCGGGCGGCCTCGACTCCTCGACCCAGGCGGTCGTCGTGGACGAGGCGTCGACGCGGCGGTATCCGGGGCTTTCCGGGGACACGTCGGCGCTGCCGCTGACCGGGAGCGAGCAGACGATCTTCAATCCGGCGGGCGGATCGCCCACGTCGATCTCCGCGCTGCCGGGTCTCGGGGCGCTCGGTTCCCTGGGCGGGTCGCTGGGCGGCTCCCTGGGCGGGCAACTTCCTTCGGACATGCCAGGGCAGACCGCCACTTTCGACACGCGTCCGCTGGGCCGCCCGCTGCGGCTGACGGGCGCCGCGACCGTCCGGCTCAAGGTCAGCGGCGACGGGCCGCTGTTCGCGAAGCTCTACGACGTCTCGCCGGGCGGGCCGGCCGCCCCGGCGAGGCGGCTGGCGGCGCCCTTCCGGGTGTCCGGCGGGGAGGTCGAGGTGACGCTCCCGGCGATGGACTACCGCTTCGACCGCGGGCACCGGCTTCGGCTGGTCATCGCCACCACCGACATGGGATTCGCGACACCCGCCAAGCCGTCGTCGTACAAGGTGCAGGTGGTGTCGCCGCTGACCGTCCCGTCCGTCCCGGCGTTGAAGGCCGCGCCGGCGCCTCTGCCCGCCTGGGTGTGGGCTCTGCCTGCCGGCGCCGTCGCATTGGCGCTCGCCATCCTTCTCCCTGGGCGACTCAGGCGCGGCGCCGAAACGGACAGCGACGTGCCCCTGGAGATAACGGGGCTAACAAAGGCGTACAAGAACGGGCACCTCGCCGTCTCGGACCTGTCGTTCCGGGTGGAGAAGGGTCAGGTGCTGGGGCTCCTGGGTCCGAACGGTGCAGGGAAGACGACGACGCTGCGCATGCTGATGGGCCTGATTCATCCGGACTCCGGCTCGATCCGCATCTTCGGGCATCGCGTGTACCCGGGCGCCCCTGTACTTTCCCGTCTTGGCTCCTTCGTAGAGGGGCCTGGGTTCCTGCCCCACCTGTCCGGTCGCGACAACCTGGACCTCTACTGGCGCGCCACAGGACGTCCCTTGGACGAGGCCCACCTGGACGAGGCGCTCCAGATAGCCAACCTGGGGTCGGCCCTGGACCGGGCCGTCCGCACCTACTCGCAGGGGATGCGGCAGCGTCTCGCCATAGCGCAGGCCATGCTCGGGCTGCCCGACCTCCTCGTCCTGGACGAACCCACCAACGGCCTCGACCCGCCCCAGATCCGCGAGATGCGTGAGGTGCTCGTCCGGTACGCGGCCGCCGGGCGGACGGTCATCGTCTCCAGCCACCTGCTCGCCGAGGTCGAGCAGACCTGCACGCACGCCGTCGTCATGGCGGGCGGCCGCCGCGTCGCCGCCGGCCCGGTCGCCGAGATCACCGGGTCCGGCCGCCGCCTGGAGGACGCGTTCCTGGAGATCATCGGGGAGGGCTCATGA
- a CDS encoding terpene synthase family protein codes for MTAPEGAPPHPGGPAAPDALLAARHDGAVMAQAVKCARDLARCAETYPDLFDAKPIDETLFTAVACANAFGSPWLTASGIRMAARTSLWIFGLDWLVDHVATTRDEVDDINRRCLAVAEGAPPEPGDGLTRFLADIRDEAAGSPAFAALRDDWLEQLARLLHAGARELTWKFVDEASWPTFDEYLDNADNYGSAWVNISHWIVHADQGVLDHIGELQAASRDVQQVLRLLNDLATYERDVTWGDLNAQMLGVERAQITARIDAIVARCRDRVRPLRGDCPEAVAYLERQIGFSTGFYGLSDYWGSL; via the coding sequence GTGACGGCGCCGGAAGGGGCGCCTCCACATCCCGGCGGCCCCGCCGCTCCCGACGCCCTCCTGGCGGCGCGGCACGACGGGGCCGTCATGGCGCAGGCCGTGAAGTGCGCCCGCGACCTGGCGAGATGCGCCGAGACCTATCCCGACCTGTTCGACGCCAAGCCGATCGACGAGACCCTGTTCACCGCCGTGGCCTGCGCGAACGCGTTCGGGTCGCCGTGGCTGACGGCGTCCGGGATCCGGATGGCGGCGCGCACCTCGCTGTGGATCTTCGGTCTGGACTGGCTGGTGGACCACGTCGCGACGACCCGGGACGAGGTGGACGACATCAACCGGCGCTGCCTCGCCGTCGCGGAGGGGGCACCGCCGGAGCCGGGGGACGGGCTCACCCGGTTCCTCGCCGACATCCGGGACGAGGCCGCAGGGTCGCCGGCCTTCGCGGCGCTGCGCGACGACTGGCTGGAGCAGCTCGCGCGGCTGCTGCACGCCGGTGCCCGCGAGCTGACGTGGAAGTTCGTCGACGAGGCCTCATGGCCCACCTTCGATGAATACCTGGACAACGCCGACAACTACGGCTCGGCCTGGGTCAACATCTCGCACTGGATCGTGCACGCCGACCAGGGCGTCCTCGACCACATCGGCGAGCTGCAGGCCGCGAGCCGGGACGTGCAGCAGGTGCTGCGGCTGCTGAACGACCTCGCCACCTACGAGCGGGACGTCACCTGGGGCGACCTGAACGCTCAGATGCTCGGGGTGGAACGTGCCCAGATCACGGCGCGGATCGACGCGATCGTGGCGCGCTGCCGCGACCGCGTCCGGCCGCTGCGGGGCGACTGCCCCGAGGCGGTGGCCTATCTCGAACGGCAGATCGGCTTCAGTACGGGCTTCTACGGGCTGAGCGACTACTGGGGGTCGCTGTGA
- the rarD gene encoding EamA family transporter RarD has protein sequence MKRGVVCGVAAYVMWGLFPLYWPLLKPAGAGEILAHRIMWSLVAVVAVLAVRRSRGWLRTLGWRRGVLLALAALVISVNWGTYIYAVNSGHTIESALGYFINPLISVVFGVVIFRERLRPWQWAAVGLGAAAVVALTVGYGRPPWIALVLAGAFAVYGLLKKFAGMPSAESLAVETAVTFLPALGFVLLLEGRGEAAFGHHGAGHAVLLAGAGIVTAVPLMLFNSAAVRLPLSVIGMLQYLAPVLQFVIGLFVQHEEMPPSRWAGFLLVWLALVTLTWDGLTAGRREAVPETVLRG, from the coding sequence GTGAAGCGGGGTGTGGTGTGCGGGGTCGCGGCGTATGTGATGTGGGGGCTGTTTCCGCTGTACTGGCCGCTGCTGAAGCCGGCGGGGGCGGGCGAGATCCTGGCGCACCGGATCATGTGGTCGCTGGTCGCGGTGGTCGCGGTGCTGGCCGTGCGGCGGAGCCGGGGGTGGCTGCGGACGCTGGGGTGGCGGCGGGGCGTGCTGCTGGCGCTGGCGGCGCTGGTGATCAGCGTCAACTGGGGGACGTACATCTACGCCGTCAACAGCGGGCACACGATCGAGTCCGCGCTGGGGTACTTCATCAACCCGCTGATCAGCGTGGTGTTCGGTGTGGTGATCTTCCGGGAGCGGCTGCGGCCGTGGCAGTGGGCGGCGGTCGGGTTGGGGGCGGCCGCGGTGGTCGCGCTGACCGTCGGCTACGGGCGGCCTCCCTGGATCGCGCTGGTGCTGGCGGGCGCGTTCGCGGTGTACGGCCTGCTGAAGAAGTTCGCCGGCATGCCCTCGGCGGAGAGCCTGGCGGTCGAGACGGCCGTGACGTTCCTGCCGGCGCTGGGCTTCGTGCTGCTGCTGGAAGGACGGGGCGAGGCGGCCTTCGGGCACCACGGTGCGGGGCACGCGGTGCTGCTGGCCGGGGCCGGGATCGTGACCGCCGTGCCGTTGATGCTGTTCAACTCGGCTGCCGTGCGGCTGCCGCTGAGCGTCATCGGCATGCTCCAGTACCTGGCGCCGGTGCTGCAGTTCGTCATCGGGCTGTTCGTGCAGCATGAGGAGATGCCGCCGAGCCGGTGGGCGGGGTTCCTGCTGGTCTGGCTCGCCCTGGTGACGCTCACGTGGGACGGGTTGACGGCCGGACGCAGGGAAGCGGTGCCCGAAACCGTACTAAGGGGCTAA
- a CDS encoding cytochrome P450, whose amino-acid sequence MSVDVGAVPVQKAKNFPLYRTVAGFVRDPLRQLERISTEGDGRLIRLDLGASHPYLVTHPDHIQQVLRRESEIFQRDGVFWRPLRELMGDSILSEGAEWEHSKRVLQPVFTTRNVNRLTGLMAEAINDAVGKLEEPARAGRPIDVLPEMSRIVNETVIKVLFGDKISPVEANKLIPTFDQIATSISVRFLLPFLPRVLPMPGDRAFKDAVQVMDEVLFELVARYRENPGDGSDIFTALCQARTEDGAPPDDKWIRDNLLAMFATSTETTTLALTWLWPLLHDHPDVLDRLVGEIEDVVGDEPVRPDHLPRLPYVSQVVQELLRLYPVGWMFPRMATAPTILGGVHIEPGDPVLISPFLTHRLESVWDRPLEFDPERFTEENSRKRHRYAYFPFGGGPHQCIGRHVFDVEARMILTSILSRFRPALSDAIPAMPRIGATLRPRESMEMTLTPVGRDA is encoded by the coding sequence ATGTCCGTTGACGTCGGCGCCGTCCCAGTCCAGAAGGCGAAGAACTTCCCCCTTTACCGCACGGTCGCCGGCTTCGTCCGCGACCCGCTTCGCCAGCTGGAACGGATCAGCACGGAGGGGGACGGCCGGCTCATCCGGCTCGACCTCGGTGCGTCCCATCCCTACCTGGTCACCCATCCCGACCACATCCAGCAGGTCCTGCGGCGCGAGTCGGAGATCTTCCAGCGGGACGGGGTGTTCTGGCGGCCTCTGCGCGAGCTGATGGGCGACAGCATCCTGTCCGAGGGCGCCGAGTGGGAGCACAGCAAGCGGGTGCTGCAGCCGGTGTTCACCACCCGCAACGTCAACCGGCTCACCGGGCTGATGGCCGAGGCGATCAACGACGCCGTCGGCAAGCTGGAGGAGCCCGCCCGCGCGGGACGGCCGATCGACGTGCTGCCGGAAATGAGCCGGATCGTCAACGAGACCGTGATCAAGGTCCTGTTCGGCGACAAGATCTCCCCGGTCGAGGCCAACAAGCTGATCCCGACGTTCGACCAGATCGCCACCTCGATCTCGGTCCGGTTCCTGCTGCCGTTCCTGCCGCGCGTGCTCCCGATGCCGGGCGACCGGGCGTTCAAGGACGCCGTGCAGGTGATGGACGAGGTCCTGTTCGAGCTGGTGGCGCGCTACCGGGAGAACCCGGGCGACGGCAGCGACATCTTCACCGCGCTCTGCCAGGCCCGGACCGAGGACGGCGCCCCGCCGGACGACAAGTGGATCCGCGACAACCTGCTCGCGATGTTCGCGACCAGCACCGAGACAACGACGCTGGCGCTGACCTGGCTGTGGCCGCTGCTGCACGACCACCCGGACGTCCTGGACAGGCTGGTCGGGGAGATCGAGGACGTGGTCGGCGACGAGCCGGTCCGCCCCGACCATCTTCCGAGGCTGCCGTACGTGTCGCAGGTCGTCCAGGAACTGCTGCGCCTGTACCCGGTGGGCTGGATGTTCCCGCGGATGGCGACCGCACCGACGATCCTCGGCGGCGTGCACATCGAGCCGGGCGATCCGGTGCTCATCAGCCCGTTCCTCACGCACCGGCTGGAGTCGGTGTGGGACCGTCCGCTGGAGTTCGACCCGGAGCGGTTCACGGAGGAGAACTCCCGCAAGCGGCACCGCTACGCCTACTTCCCGTTCGGCGGCGGACCGCACCAGTGCATCGGCCGCCACGTGTTCGACGTCGAGGCGCGGATGATCCTGACGAGCATCCTGAGCCGGTTCCGTCCCGCCCTGTCCGACGCGATCCCGGCCATGCCGCGCATCGGCGCGACGCTGCGGCCGCGGGAGTCGATGGAGATGACGCTGACCCCGGTCGGGCGGGACGCGTGA